The genomic interval GACCGTCGCGTCGTCGAGACCGGACCACGCCAGCCGTACGACGCTCTCACCCGGATCGCGGAGCCCGAAGGCGGTCGCGAACAGCAGCCGATCGACGAGGCCGTTGGCGGCCAGCCACTCGACGCCTTGGTGTGCGGCGAAGTCGACCAGGTCGACGTAGATGTTGGTATGACCATCAAGCGCCGCCCAGAGCTCGCGGAGCTTCCGGTAGCCGAGGTTCGACACGATGACGGGCAGCTCGGGGTAGCGGGTCGCGATCGCAGTCAGGTCCGGCCAGCTGATCTCGGCGGCGTCGATGCACAAGGGCAGCCGGTTGACCTGCAGTCCGGCGTACAGCTCGTCCAGCAGACCGGGGGAGAAGCCGTGCGAGGTGGGGTGGATGCGGAAGGCCGCGACGCCGTCGTCCACGGCGCGGTCGACCAGTGCGGTCAGTGAGTCCAGTTCGCCTGGTGTGGCGGGAAGTGCGGTCCAACAGGCGAGTACGCCGCGATCGGCCAGGTTGTGCGCTATTGCGGAAGCCTCCGCGTTGCCGCCGATCGGATCGTGCAGCCAGGACGCCATCGCACCGACCAGCGCGCCGGACAGTGCGAACCGATCGAGATGCTCCGCGATCGCATCACGACCCGTCGGCGGCTGCAGGCTGGCCGGGTGAGCCCCGGTCAGGACCCGGGCATCGAACCACCCACTCGTCACGGCATCACTCATCACTGCCCCCCTCGACAGTCCAGGGCCCGGCGTACGGCAGTGTCAAGTGCGCCCACCCGTCGTCGATCTGCGGGTCGATCACCACTGCGTTCAGCCGGATCTCACCGCGCGCACGAATCCACAAACCACAGCGTCCGGAGCAGGCGATCTCGAACCGTACCGAGCCGTCGGTGACTGTGGCCAGCACGTCGACGTCGTCGGTGGTCCGGAGCAGGGACATCAGGGTGCGCACCCGCCAACCGGTTGCCCATGACAACTGTCCGTTGACCGACCGGGTCCAGGTGGACGAGCCGATTCGATCGGTCGTCGGGCCGTGATTGATCACCAATTCACCAGCTACCCGGGTCAAGGCGACGGTCGGGAGCGGGCCGGTGTGCGGGATGAGGACGGTGGTGAAGTCGCCGGTCGAACGCTGCAGGGAGAGCGAATGCAACGGGCCGTACTCAGCCGTCCGGGAGCTGAGGATCGGTCGACGGGCTGTGCCCTGTGTCGTGTCGATGGTTGTGGGCGAGGGGTCGCTTGCCTCGATGAGCAGGAGGCCGGGGCCGTCCGGCCCAGCGGCGGCGAAGGCGAGCGGACCGACCTGCTGCCACGGGTTGAGCGCGTGCCAGCGGGCCTGGAACGTGTGCGGACCGGTCGCGCGATCCGTCACCACGACGTACGCCGGCTCCTCTCGCACCATCGCGATCGTCCGCGCCTGCTCCAGCCCGTTGCCGTGATGGCGACCGGAGAACACGGCGACCGGCCCGGTGTCGATCAGTGGCTCGACCGAGACAGCACGATCCGTCGACAGTTCGAGATCGTCCACCAGCACGGTGTTGTGGCCCCGGCCCGACTGGTACCAGGTCAGGTACTCCGGATCGTCGTAGCTCGGCGGACCACCTGCCTCCCACAGTAGCGGCTGCCCCCACCCGTCCAGCACCAGATCCAGTACGGCGCGATGCGAGTGCGACTCCAGTTCGTGCTCGATGTGCGGCCCGTGGTTGATCACGGCCCGCAACTCGTCGCTGCGCAAGATCGTGTACCCCGACTCCGGAAGCACGGTCGCCGAGGGCAACTGAGTCTGGGCATGATCGTCCAGCAACGCACTACCTCGCTGCAGCATCTCAGCGGGCCACACGATCCCACTGTCCTGCAGATGCGGCACCCATCCACCTGACGACACCAGCTCGCGGAACCAGGTATGCATCGCGGCGAACCGTGGATGCGCTGCCACAGCGGGGTCGATCCGCGCCGCCGTCTGCAGAGCGCTCAGCACCATCCCGTGGTACCCGGGCGAGCGCTCGTAGTGCCCACCGTCCGGGTAGATGTCCAGCAGCAGATGCTCTTCGATCCGCTCGCGCGCCCGCTCCGCCCACGCTGCCGACTCCACGAGTGACGGCAGTACTGCGCTGATGTGTAGCAGTTCGGTCGCACACACCAGCTGCCAGTTCCCGTGCCGGAAGACGTCATGCTCGTCGTACGACCAACGGGCTCCACCAACCAGTGTCGCGACCAGACCGCCCCACACGTGGTCGGACAGTGGCGATGGGGTCAGGACCTCCAGTGTGGGCAGCAGGTTCCGGCAGCGCGCCCAGGTGCCGAGCGAGTACCAGATGACGTCGAGCCCCGGCCACTCACCGGTGACCGAGTCGCGCCGCTCGACCCACTCGTCCAGATGGCGCTCGAAAGCGTGCAGATAGCGGTCGTCGCCCGTCAGTAACCAGGCATCGACGCCAGGCTTCAGCCAGCCGAGGTAGTGGAAGCCGTACAGCTGCGACCGGCCACGTCCCAGCCCGGTCACGTCCACACCATCGAGCAACGGCGCGGCAGCTTGCAGCACGCCATCAGGTGAGTCCGGCAACGGCCAGGCAGGACGCTGCAGCCGCGTGCCGACGTAGGCGCGGAGCCCGGCGAGATCGTCCGCCGGAGACCCGAACGCCTTGAGCAGGTCGTCCGTCCCGATCTGGTTGATCCGCCCGTCGATATGCCGCGGCTTCTCAGGCCCGGTGCTCATGCGGCCCCGGGATCGGCCAGCATCGAGACGTCGACCGGCTGACGGGTCTCGATCGACAGGTGCGCAGCCTCCAGTACGGCGGTGACGTTGCGGCTGCTCTCGATCGTGATCAGCGGCTGCCGGCCGGTGCGGCAGCAGTCGACCCAGTGCGCGATCGCGTCGGCGTACGCACCGGCCGGGATGCCGTGCATGACCCGCTGCAGCATGTTCCGCGGGTAGCTGTAGCTGTCCGGACGCGCCAGTACGACGCTCTCCTTCTGCCGGTCGAGCTGTACGACGCCGTTGTCGGTGATGACCGCGACGTACGAGTCGACGGTGGTCGGGAACGTGTTCGGATAGATCCACGCCGACTCGAATGTGGCGACCGCGCCGCGCGAGTACTCCGCCTGGATCTGGATCGCGTCCGGGGTGTCGATGCCGAGCGAGCGCAGCTTGCCCCACCGTGCGGTCGCATACACCCGGCGCACCTGGTCACGCAGTAGCCACGAGACCAGGTCGATGTCGTGGCTGGACAGGAACCACGCACACGTCG from Kribbella sp. NBC_00709 carries:
- a CDS encoding amidohydrolase family protein, with the protein product MSDAVTSGWFDARVLTGAHPASLQPPTGRDAIAEHLDRFALSGALVGAMASWLHDPIGGNAEASAIAHNLADRGVLACWTALPATPGELDSLTALVDRAVDDGVAAFRIHPTSHGFSPGLLDELYAGLQVNRLPLCIDAAEISWPDLTAIATRYPELPVIVSNLGYRKLRELWAALDGHTNIYVDLVDFAAHQGVEWLAANGLVDRLLFATAFGLRDPGESVVRLAWSGLDDATVRLVGSGNADRLFGVRSTAGGRS
- a CDS encoding heparinase II/III family protein codes for the protein MSTGPEKPRHIDGRINQIGTDDLLKAFGSPADDLAGLRAYVGTRLQRPAWPLPDSPDGVLQAAAPLLDGVDVTGLGRGRSQLYGFHYLGWLKPGVDAWLLTGDDRYLHAFERHLDEWVERRDSVTGEWPGLDVIWYSLGTWARCRNLLPTLEVLTPSPLSDHVWGGLVATLVGGARWSYDEHDVFRHGNWQLVCATELLHISAVLPSLVESAAWAERARERIEEHLLLDIYPDGGHYERSPGYHGMVLSALQTAARIDPAVAAHPRFAAMHTWFRELVSSGGWVPHLQDSGIVWPAEMLQRGSALLDDHAQTQLPSATVLPESGYTILRSDELRAVINHGPHIEHELESHSHRAVLDLVLDGWGQPLLWEAGGPPSYDDPEYLTWYQSGRGHNTVLVDDLELSTDRAVSVEPLIDTGPVAVFSGRHHGNGLEQARTIAMVREEPAYVVVTDRATGPHTFQARWHALNPWQQVGPLAFAAAGPDGPGLLLIEASDPSPTTIDTTQGTARRPILSSRTAEYGPLHSLSLQRSTGDFTTVLIPHTGPLPTVALTRVAGELVINHGPTTDRIGSSTWTRSVNGQLSWATGWRVRTLMSLLRTTDDVDVLATVTDGSVRFEIACSGRCGLWIRARGEIRLNAVVIDPQIDDGWAHLTLPYAGPWTVEGGSDE
- a CDS encoding Gfo/Idh/MocA family protein, giving the protein MLRIGIVGAGIMGRGNALSLSGRADAEITAVTSRSAESAGQLADQIAERGAPRPTIHPGLEALLADEAVDAVVLTTPDHVHGEMMVRAAEAGKHILVEKPMTTSVVEADAAVKAIRENDVVAMCLFNHRWVPPYAQAYELLADLGEAAVAYARKDDTIFVPTEMLSWADRTTCAWFLSSHDIDLVSWLLRDQVRRVYATARWGKLRSLGIDTPDAIQIQAEYSRGAVATFESAWIYPNTFPTTVDSYVAVITDNGVVQLDRQKESVVLARPDSYSYPRNMLQRVMHGIPAGAYADAIAHWVDCCRTGRQPLITIESSRNVTAVLEAAHLSIETRQPVDVSMLADPGAA